In Leptotrichia shahii, the DNA window GAAAAAATCACGATAAGTTTCTAAAATTTTTTAATTTTCGAGAAACTTGTAAGCGTGCTTTCCAAAATTTGAATTTTCGGAAAGTTTATTGGGAAAAATTTTTATAAAAAAAGGCTTGATTTTTTGAAAAAAATGGAGTAATATTTGATTAGCGTAGAAAATGAGAGCCCAGTTTTTGGAAGTGGATGGGCAGTTTAAGAAATTTTACTTCAACTCATTTTAAAATATCAAAAGAAAATTTAATTGAATAAAAAATAAAATATTTGAGCTTATGTACAGATTATTGGGAGTTTTCTTCTAAAAAGTTTGTACAGGCTCTTTTTTTGATTAAAAAAATATATTAGAAAAATCAGGATAAAATTTCTTAAAATTATAAAATAAAATTGATGATGATAAAAATTAAAGTTCATATTGCGTCATATTAAGCCCATAGCGTTCGTTAAATTGAAATCCTTGTCTGATGCAATTTTTTTTGTTATGGGGCTAATATAGGCTTATTTTAGTTCTATATTGTAAATTAGATTTTTAACTGTAAAATATTTTTATATTTTTTATGATGACAGATGAATTTGAAGTAAAAATTATTGACAAAAATTCAAAAAGTAGTATAATGGTATTACCAAAAAAATAAAATATAAGGAGTGAGTATTATGGCTTCTATAAGTTTAAAAGTGTCTGATATGGAAAAAAAATTTTTGCAAAGTATGGCACAATTTGAAGGTGTTACATTGTCAGAGTTAATAAAATCAAAAGTGTTTGACTCACTGGAAGATGAATATGATGCCAAAATAGCAGATTTACGATTATCAGAATATGAAAGCTATTTGAAAAATGGAGGAGAAGTTTTAAAATGGGAAGAAGTGTAAAATATAAAATAATCCCAACTCCACATTTCGTAAAAGATTTTAACAAACTGGATGAATTTGTAAAAAAAAGAATAAAAATTTATTTAGAAAATATTGCAGAAGATCCACGCAGTAAAGGAAAAATGTTGAAAGCAAATAGAAAAGGACAATGGAGATACAGAATAGGAGATTACAGAGTTATTGTAAATATTCAAGATGAGAACTTAGTAATATTAGCACTAGAAGTAGGACATAGAAAAAATATTTGTAATAGTTAAATACTGAGGCTGTTTTATAAAGTTAATTTTATGAAATAGCCTTTTTTGTTATTAACTTTTCGTATTAAAAAGTACCAAAGTAATAAAAAATTGTAATCTAAATAAATGCAAGTATTTATCATTTTTGAATTTTTTATATCACATATTTCCTGAACCAGTTTTCAAAATGTTCCATACTGTTAAAAGCAAACTCCTGCTCATAAAAGTCGTCAACATTTTGAATTTTAACAACTACCATTCCATTCTTTTGTTCATTTATTGATTTTATTGTCAAGGTGTTAAACATTCCAGTTACTCCATCCATCATTCTGATTTTTCGGTGAATGAAAAAATCAGAAGGTGTCTTTACTTCTTTTCTGTTTTTCGTTTTAGAAGTTTCTTCAGCTTGATATTTTTCTTTTGAAAAAGTAAATTCAAATCCTGAAACGCTTGGACGACCTCTTGATTTCTTGCTGTATATTTTTTTGATTTTTAATTTAAACTTATCCCCAAGTTCTTTTTGTATTGGCTTTAAAACCCAAACATCAATATCACACATTCTATAGTTCACAGGAACATCCATTATTCTTTTAAAATCTTCAAGTGATATATTCCATTTTCCAGTAGACTTAAACTGTTTCATTCTTCGATAAAATTCTTTTGCATAACTTGATTTTAAACTGATAAACTCTTTTAATTCAAATGCTGTAAAAGTAACATTCAATTCATTTAGAACCCAAGCAAATTCTTTATTAACTGCTATCTCAACTGTCTTTTCGTCCACATCAACTGAATATCGAGTAAACAGCACAAATTTTATAAAGCGTCTTTCATCTCCAACTTTCAGCTTAATACTGATTAATTTATCATAAGTGCTTTCAAGATCTTTTATAAAAGTTGCTGATGTATTATCAGAATAATTAACAAGTTTTTTCAGCTTATCAAAATGAAAAGTTATCTCCTCTTCACCTTTTTCTTTCATTCTGCTACAAATTGCCATCAAAATATCAAGTTCATTGGCATTAAAATTACGAAGACTTATGTTATTAAAATTATTATTGTATTTTACAACTTCATTCATAAAAACCTCCTTTTTTCTTATTATATCATTAACCAAAAATAATAACAAGTCCTTGTTTATACTCTACTGAAAACCTAGTTTTTATTTACTGATTTTCTAGTTTTAAATCTACTGATTTACTTGTCTTTATTTACTGAAAAACTTGTTTTTTAGCATATTTAAAAGCAGTAATTATACATGTTTGCGAGAAGGTAAAAAGGTATATAAAAAGATAATATATAAAAATGGTATAATAAAAAGAGACTAATTTAATAAATTAAACAAATATTTTTCTAAAATTTATTGGGTAAAAAGTTGTTTTAAAAATTCAAATTATATGTAATATTAAAAAAATAACCGCTGTCTTTTACAACAACGATTATTTGAAAATATAGCTTTGTTTTTTTATAATTTCTATTTTTCCTTCTTCTAATAATTCTAAAATTAACATTTTAAATTCATCTATGTACTTTTTTCAAATTACTTTTCTTAAACTAAGTTTTAATAAATAGAAAACAAGTTTTCAAATTATTTGTCCAACATTTTGGGTACACTCCAGGAATCATCAGTTGAAGATTTATCTAAGCGGAGAAGAAAAGGAACTTTTCAATGAAAAAATGAAGCTTGCAAAATGCAGAACGATGAGCCATTTTATTCGCAAATGTATGTTGGAAAAAGAGATTTACGAAGTGGATTTAGAACCTTTCAGAGATCTGCAAGGCTTGTTGTCCAATGTAACGAATAGCCTAAATCAGATTGCAAAAAGAGTGAATCAAACGGGAATTATCTACCGAGATGACATTGAAGATATGAAGAAATCCATTGAGAAATTTTCGAAGGAGCTGTGGGATATTCATTCGCTGCTTCTAGGAAGGGCGAGATAGATAAGTTAGTAAATTATTCCTTTGGTATAGATATTGAGTAAATTCATTGCCTAAATTGTGCTGGTAAAATGTTTTAGCCACATCAATTATTTAGCTTTAAATCTGATTCTAATTATTTGTAATATTTTAGTGAACTCTTGTCGGATATATGTTATAATATTATTCATATGTTGTTTGTAACAGAAATTCGGTAGGAGGTTACATTATGCCAAGAATATTTAGAATACATGGAGATAATATTGTAGAATGTGAGCGTATTGCCAAGCTCATTTTAGAAGAAACAGATCCGACATCTGTTGAAATTTCGTTGTTGTCTTCATCAACTATTGTTTATAATTTGCGATTCAACTATCTGGGTCTCCATTTTGAGTGGCAGCTAGAATTGCTTCCAGGTTTTAACAAGGCAGGACGCAGAAGATGGGAAGCTAACATTTTTGTTGGACTTAAAGACAGTGGCAGTTTCCTTGATGAAACTCCGGATGCGATTGTTACCTATGTTGAAAATGGTCTGGAAACCATTCTTTATGCAATCGAGTTCTGTAGCGCCCTGCAGGCTGGTAATCAGGCGTGGCAACGAAGCGGTCGTGCATTTTCTACTGGTCGCACAGGATGTCCGTATTTGTATATCGTAGATTTTGTAAAATACGAATTGGATGCCCGTACTCGTGAGAGAAAAGCGCTTCGCTTTCCAAACCCCGCTGTCCCATATAGCTATATTAGCTTTTCAAAAGAAAGTGATAATTTCGTCGCTCAAGTTTATGTTCGTTCAGAAGAATTTGATAAACAATTTGATTGTTCCTTGAGAAATTTCGATGAAGATAATTTTGCAGATGTAGAGCTTTCTCGTTACATCGTCAAAAAGATGTGCGGTTTTGATACTAGCGATGAGGAAGAACTAATCCTCCAAAAAAATCTCAATGTGGTACTGTTTTTGGCAAGCAGTTCTCATCCAACCACGAATTTTACACCTGCGCATTGGAGGCGTTTGTATGAATGCCATCAGGGTATCGTTCAATTTTCAATAGAGAATTCGAAATTTAATTTTCGAAAAACAATTACTGCCAAAGGACATCACGGTAATTCTTCCAAGTTTCTTAATTTGGTAGAAAGCCTTAGTGTAGGATTAGCGTCCAAAGATCTTCCTTTTGGAATTATTCCTGCAGCAAACAGAAGAAGGCTTGCAAAAGGAATACGTCGATTGTATTCCGCTTATGATGCTGCTGTTCTTAATAGAATTGCTTCCGATCATTCGGATTTGATTTTATGTATGATTAAAGGTTTCAAGCCAAGAGGTGATGATAACCGACCTGATAGAGGAATTCTGCCTTTAGCTGCAATGCTTGCATCAACCGACATTGAAGTGATGACTTACATTTATGGTCCGGTTATTGAACGTAATTTCAATGCGCTGATCTCAAATCCAGAACGCCTTGCAGCCTCCAATGGTTTTTGGCGAGTAATCCTTGCTTTGAGTGATTTTGTTGCTCTTGATGTTCCAGTACTCGCTGGCCGTTCTTATGATGAAGAGGTTCTTTTGGATACTTCTGCGTTGAAAGAACGGTATGTAGGACAACTACCCGATGAAAACGGATTAACACAAGAGGACTTTTCAAGTATCCCACAATCTTTCCACGAAGATGATGTTGATACTGGGATCCATTTTCTATTTTCGCATTTGCTTCATGATGTTTGCTTTGAAGGTATGTGTAATCCTCCTGGTGGCGATTGGAGCGGATTATCTGTTCTCTATGATGACTATGAAGTACGCTGGTTATCTTTGCCTCGTGTAAGCGAAGAAGTTGATGGAAAGCGTCCTGACCATGTTCTGGAGTTGTTTGGGGTGTTTGATCGTCCTGTTCTACTGTCTATTGAATCAAAGGAGAGATCCTTTGACTTGGAAGCGAATGTTGGAGAAGGGCTTGTAAACTATATTTACAATCTTATGAATTACGTTCCTAATGTGGAACGATTGGTTCATCCTCGCCTTGGAGAATGGACACAATCAGAGCATCTTGTCGATTTTAAAGGATTTGAAGTAATTTCTGCCGCAGCCTATCTGCGTGGATCCGCACAGGCCAATCACATTGTTTTTGAACGCAGCCACTGTGATATGCTATTCATTATGGAGCCAGTTGGGCATGGTTGGGAGATTGAAGTTGTTCCAGCTACCCCGGCCACCGAAATCTTGAAAAAGTTTATCTGTGACAAAGTAGCCGAAATTGGATTTGACGAAATAACTCTCTTCTAAATTACCAGTTCAGATACAGGGACTCCAAAACGTGGATGTTTTTTTTATCCATAACCTTTTTGAAACTGGAGTTGCCTGAAGGGATGAACTCATGACGCTTATACAATTCCTTTGGTAATTCAACAGTAAAGTCATCTTCGCCTCTGATCCCATCAAACGAGAGCATATATTTAATTCCTTTACTGTTTAACTTTTCAAGATTGGTAAGGAAAGCCTCAAAATCAATAGTTCCGTAATAACGACCCTTCGT includes these proteins:
- the relB gene encoding type II toxin-antitoxin system RelB family antitoxin, with amino-acid sequence MASISLKVSDMEKKFLQSMAQFEGVTLSELIKSKVFDSLEDEYDAKIADLRLSEYESYLKNGGEVLKWEEV
- a CDS encoding type II toxin-antitoxin system RelE family toxin, coding for MGRSVKYKIIPTPHFVKDFNKLDEFVKKRIKIYLENIAEDPRSKGKMLKANRKGQWRYRIGDYRVIVNIQDENLVILALEVGHRKNICNS
- a CDS encoding plasmid mobilization protein, which produces MCPTFWVHSRNHQLKIYLSGEEKELFNEKMKLAKCRTMSHFIRKCMLEKEIYEVDLEPFRDLQGLLSNVTNSLNQIAKRVNQTGIIYRDDIEDMKKSIEKFSKELWDIHSLLLGRAR
- a CDS encoding replication initiation protein — translated: MNEVVKYNNNFNNISLRNFNANELDILMAICSRMKEKGEEEITFHFDKLKKLVNYSDNTSATFIKDLESTYDKLISIKLKVGDERRFIKFVLFTRYSVDVDEKTVEIAVNKEFAWVLNELNVTFTAFELKEFISLKSSYAKEFYRRMKQFKSTGKWNISLEDFKRIMDVPVNYRMCDIDVWVLKPIQKELGDKFKLKIKKIYSKKSRGRPSVSGFEFTFSKEKYQAEETSKTKNRKEVKTPSDFFIHRKIRMMDGVTGMFNTLTIKSINEQKNGMVVVKIQNVDDFYEQEFAFNSMEHFENWFRKYVI
- a CDS encoding DNA adenine methylase, yielding MFLSRTCVNGLIRFNTNGDFNNSLHHTRPGIAPDSLEKIILDWSKHIQGTEFIAEDYTITTETAKEGDLIYLDPPYFHTKGRYYGTIDFEAFLTNLEKLNSKGIKYMLSFDGIRGEDDFTVELPKELYKRHEFIPSGNSSFKKVMDKKNIHVLESLYLNW